GATGACCGCCAGGAACAGCGGAGACATGGCATCGTTCGATAACACCGGAATACGCCGGGGCGAGGCATCCTCGGGCCGGATCCGCAGCTCAGGAGCAGTGGAGAAGGCGATCACATAATCGCCGCTGCCGTTCAAGCCCGCAGAGCCGGTGCGTCCAAGCCCGAGCATCGCCCGCGCTGCCAGG
This genomic window from Terriglobales bacterium contains:
- a CDS encoding P1 family peptidase gives rise to the protein LAARAMLGLGRTGSAGLNGSGDYVIAFSTAPELRIRPEDASPRRIPVLSNDAMSPLFLAVIEATEEAVYNSLFQATTMTGHGHTVEALPLDKTIQILRKYGAIE